The following coding sequences are from one Candidatus Bathyarchaeota archaeon window:
- a CDS encoding metal-dependent hydrolase encodes MNLKNHAICGGLVSGAFYLFYKLYKNQEINFWEMLAVGAVGAAVAVLPDVIEPATNPNHRSVFHSGTTLGLIALGNNKILQTEQLTENQKAWLLSLGLAYSSHLVLDGTTPKSIPLLI; translated from the coding sequence ATGAACCTGAAAAATCATGCGATATGCGGAGGCTTAGTATCTGGTGCTTTCTACTTGTTTTACAAGCTGTACAAAAATCAGGAAATAAACTTCTGGGAGATGCTTGCAGTAGGTGCAGTCGGAGCGGCAGTGGCAGTGCTTCCAGACGTAATTGAACCCGCAACTAACCCCAATCATCGAAGTGTCTTTCATAGTGGAACAACGTTGGGTTTAATAGCCCTTGGCAACAACAAAATATTGCAAACTGAACAGCTCACCGAAAATCAAAAAGCGTGGCTTCTTTCTCTTGGCTTAGCCTACTCAAGTCACCTTGTTCTAGATGGAACAACACCAAAAAGCATACCTCTGCTAATTTAG
- a CDS encoding valine--tRNA ligase encodes MQPLPKDYKFIEIERKWQQKWEDLGVFRYDWNDTKRVPFSIDTPPPYPSGELHMGNVLNWTYFDMVARYKRMRGFNVLFPQGWDCHGLGIEIQVEKLHDVRKRDVEPAQFRSWCQELVEKYIGMMKDGILKLGCSIDWSTEYRTMDPDYWRRTQLSFILLHKKGYMYRGTHPVNWCPRCETAIADAEVDYKTRESTLNYIRYPLEDSSEHLLIATSRPEFIPACVAVEVNPKDERFNKYIGKNIIVPIVNRKVPIIAEESVDPDFGTGVVQICTYGDKEDVKTVMKHKLPTIGLLSENGRISESGDKYAGLTVSQARAAIVEDLKAQGLLEKVEPLTQQVGKCDRCKANVEILERKQWFMKTRSLTEQVEKTANEVIWYPDYMKSRLIDWAKALDWDWVISRQRLFATPIPVWYCKSCGELILAGPDWVPINPKLENPKIEKCPKCGGTDFNGETDVFDTWMDSSITCAVHAGWPDREDWTRLFPADMHPSGIDIIRTWAYYLMVRHLALFDQTPYKSCLINGMVLGGDGRKMSKSLKNYVAAPKVLDQYGADATRQWAAGGGATGSDIPYRAPDVEYGRRFLVKLWNVSGFTSKLLADYTPTAAADVKLEPLDRWVLSKMQTLIQNVTDAFEKCQFNMAVEELRNFTWHVFCDSYVEAVKDRLYRPEVHGQEKRVAAQYTLYSVLYHMLQLLSPVTPHLTEEIYQTMYAPDKNYSSLQTSPWPQVEAALVDEQAEKQGALVVELIGEVRREKAQNRLSLNTPVLQLKVYAGSDEAAKALLSAESDIVGACKVEAFEVVAAEGEGRELAQYPKVHFVAQHGEAKKK; translated from the coding sequence ATGCAGCCTTTGCCTAAGGATTACAAGTTCATAGAGATTGAGCGTAAGTGGCAGCAGAAATGGGAGGACCTTGGGGTTTTCCGTTACGACTGGAACGACACGAAGCGGGTGCCTTTTAGTATTGATACTCCGCCGCCTTATCCGTCGGGTGAGTTGCACATGGGGAACGTTTTGAACTGGACGTATTTTGATATGGTGGCTAGGTACAAGCGTATGCGCGGGTTTAACGTGTTGTTTCCGCAGGGTTGGGACTGTCACGGCTTGGGCATAGAGATTCAGGTGGAGAAGCTGCATGATGTTCGTAAACGTGATGTGGAACCTGCTCAGTTCCGCAGCTGGTGCCAAGAGCTTGTTGAAAAGTACATTGGTATGATGAAAGACGGCATCCTCAAACTGGGCTGCAGCATCGACTGGTCCACCGAATACCGCACCATGGACCCCGACTACTGGCGCCGCACCCAACTCAGCTTCATCCTGCTGCACAAGAAAGGCTACATGTACCGCGGCACCCACCCCGTAAACTGGTGCCCCCGATGCGAAACCGCCATAGCCGACGCCGAAGTCGACTACAAAACCCGAGAAAGCACCCTTAACTACATCCGCTACCCCCTCGAAGACAGCAGCGAGCACCTACTAATTGCCACTTCACGCCCCGAATTCATACCCGCATGCGTAGCCGTTGAAGTCAACCCCAAAGACGAACGCTTCAACAAGTACATCGGCAAAAACATCATAGTCCCCATCGTCAACCGCAAAGTCCCAATCATCGCCGAAGAAAGCGTAGACCCCGACTTTGGAACGGGCGTGGTTCAAATCTGCACCTACGGCGACAAAGAAGACGTAAAAACCGTCATGAAACACAAGCTCCCCACAATTGGGCTTTTATCTGAGAACGGGCGGATTTCGGAGAGCGGTGACAAATACGCTGGATTAACTGTGAGTCAGGCTCGGGCGGCGATTGTGGAAGATTTGAAGGCACAGGGGCTTTTGGAAAAAGTTGAGCCGCTTACCCAGCAGGTCGGCAAATGTGACCGCTGCAAAGCCAACGTGGAAATCTTAGAGCGCAAGCAGTGGTTCATGAAGACCCGCAGCCTAACCGAGCAGGTCGAAAAAACCGCCAACGAAGTCATCTGGTATCCCGATTACATGAAATCACGCCTCATCGACTGGGCAAAAGCCCTCGATTGGGACTGGGTAATTAGCCGCCAACGCCTTTTCGCCACGCCCATTCCCGTGTGGTACTGCAAAAGCTGCGGCGAACTCATCCTCGCTGGACCCGACTGGGTGCCCATAAACCCCAAACTCGAAAACCCCAAAATCGAGAAGTGCCCCAAATGCGGCGGCACCGACTTCAACGGTGAAACCGACGTTTTCGACACTTGGATGGACTCTTCCATAACCTGCGCCGTGCACGCGGGTTGGCCCGACCGTGAAGACTGGACGCGGCTTTTCCCCGCAGACATGCACCCTTCAGGCATTGACATCATCCGCACTTGGGCTTATTACTTGATGGTTAGGCATTTGGCGTTGTTTGACCAGACCCCCTACAAGAGCTGCCTAATTAACGGCATGGTCCTAGGCGGGGACGGGCGCAAAATGAGCAAGTCGCTTAAGAATTATGTTGCGGCGCCTAAGGTTCTTGACCAGTACGGTGCAGATGCTACAAGGCAGTGGGCAGCAGGCGGAGGAGCCACAGGCTCAGATATCCCGTACCGTGCCCCCGATGTAGAGTACGGCAGGCGTTTTCTTGTTAAGCTGTGGAACGTTTCGGGCTTCACCAGTAAACTGCTTGCTGACTACACGCCCACAGCAGCCGCAGACGTGAAGCTTGAGCCGTTAGACCGCTGGGTGCTAAGCAAAATGCAAACGCTCATCCAAAACGTAACCGACGCGTTTGAAAAATGCCAATTCAACATGGCAGTTGAAGAACTGCGCAACTTTACCTGGCACGTTTTCTGCGACTCATACGTGGAAGCCGTAAAAGACCGCCTCTACCGCCCCGAGGTTCACGGACAAGAAAAACGCGTAGCTGCCCAGTACACCCTCTACAGCGTTCTCTACCACATGCTCCAGTTGCTCTCACCCGTAACCCCGCACCTGACCGAAGAAATCTACCAAACCATGTACGCCCCCGACAAGAACTACAGTAGCCTGCAAACTTCCCCCTGGCCCCAAGTTGAAGCGGCATTGGTAGATGAGCAAGCAGAAAAGCAAGGCGCCCTTGTCGTGGAGCTAATCGGCGAAGTTCGGCGTGAAAAAGCACAAAACCGCTTGTCTTTGAATACGCCTGTTCTGCAGCTGAAAGTTTACGCTGGCAGTGATGAGGCGGCAAAGGCTCTGCTGTCGGCTGAAAGTGACATAGTGGGCGCTTGCAAGGTTGAAGCGTTCGAGGTCGTAGCCGCCGAGGGCGAGGGCAGGGAACTTGCTCAGTACCCCAAGGTGCATTTTGTAGCCCAGCACGGCGAGGCAAAAAAGAAATGA
- a CDS encoding alpha/beta hydrolase — translation MAAEQLKDLLLALIIVGEYDFLKDEVEAYAHKLQHRR, via the coding sequence ATCGCTGCAGAGCAACTCAAAGACCTGCTGCTCGCCCTCATAATTGTAGGCGAATATGATTTTCTAAAAGATGAAGTTGAAGCATACGCACACAAACTTCAACACAGGCGTTAA
- a CDS encoding ABC transporter ATP-binding protein, with product MLQVTDAAYSYDGKKKVFEHVNFSLSQGEILCILGPNGSGKSTLLKCTNALQKLDCGNVVVNGKDITAISRKELATYMGFLPQIHVSTFPFTVLEVAVMGRSPHLGLAESPSKKDYALAKENLDLLGISHLTDKPYTNISGGERQLALIAMVLTQQPKILLLDEPTSHLDFGNQIRMLDLIKKLSDKGLSIIMTTHFPDHAFHLSSTVAIIDKGNFIATGPADNVITEQNLKQIYGINIQIAYVNNTKICIPVKQT from the coding sequence ATGCTGCAAGTTACTGACGCTGCGTATTCGTATGACGGGAAAAAGAAGGTCTTTGAACACGTCAATTTTTCCCTCTCGCAAGGCGAGATACTGTGCATCTTGGGACCTAACGGTTCAGGAAAATCCACCCTGCTCAAATGCACAAACGCCCTGCAAAAACTCGACTGCGGCAACGTCGTCGTAAACGGCAAAGACATAACCGCCATTAGCCGAAAAGAACTAGCCACGTACATGGGTTTTCTGCCGCAGATCCACGTTTCCACCTTTCCCTTCACCGTGCTTGAAGTAGCCGTCATGGGCAGGTCGCCGCATCTTGGATTAGCCGAATCCCCCTCCAAAAAAGACTACGCGCTTGCCAAAGAAAACCTTGACCTGCTAGGCATCTCCCACTTAACCGACAAACCCTACACCAACATAAGCGGCGGCGAACGCCAACTCGCCCTCATAGCCATGGTACTCACCCAGCAACCCAAAATCCTGCTTCTAGATGAACCCACCAGCCACCTAGACTTTGGAAACCAAATCCGCATGCTCGACCTCATCAAAAAACTCTCCGACAAAGGCCTCTCTATAATCATGACCACCCACTTCCCCGACCACGCCTTCCACCTCTCCTCCACCGTAGCCATAATCGACAAAGGCAACTTCATAGCCACAGGACCCGCCGACAACGTCATAACCGAACAAAACCTCAAACAAATCTACGGCATCAACATCCAAATCGCCTACGTCAACAACACCAAAATCTGCATTCCAGTCAAACAAACCTAA
- a CDS encoding iron ABC transporter permease, with protein sequence MKLIKSYPALLALLIGLLILLFLASISMGRYSIPLDTVFSTLFLGNTADSTAVNVIFNVRLPRVIAAILVGATLAVSGAAFQGLFKNPLVSSYQLGVSSGAGFGAALAITMAGSTFLIQGYAFLFGIIAVLASFAMSRIYKGSSTLTLVLSGIIVGSFFSALVSLMQYVADPRETLPEIVFWLMGSLSATTVKNLLPAIPVILVGIVGLMLVRWRINILSMGENEARSLGINLKVLVSLVVACATIATASAVCISGVVGWVGLVIPHIGRMLVGPDYKKLLPVSLLIGGCYLLVIDDIARTVISGEVPLGILTALVGTPFFAYLLWKAKAGWS encoded by the coding sequence ATGAAACTAATTAAAAGCTACCCTGCCCTTCTGGCTCTGCTAATTGGTCTTCTCATTCTACTGTTTTTAGCCTCCATCTCAATGGGCAGATACTCAATTCCCCTTGACACCGTGTTTAGCACCCTGTTTTTAGGCAACACCGCAGACAGCACCGCCGTAAACGTAATTTTCAACGTGCGCCTCCCCCGCGTAATCGCTGCCATCTTGGTGGGTGCAACGTTAGCAGTTTCAGGAGCAGCTTTCCAGGGACTTTTCAAAAACCCTTTGGTTTCCTCTTACCAGCTGGGCGTTTCGTCAGGGGCAGGTTTTGGCGCAGCTTTAGCAATAACAATGGCAGGCAGCACCTTTCTTATCCAAGGCTACGCTTTCCTCTTTGGCATCATAGCCGTTTTAGCCTCCTTTGCCATGAGCCGCATCTACAAAGGCTCCTCTACTCTCACACTTGTACTCTCAGGCATCATCGTCGGCTCATTTTTCTCCGCACTGGTCTCGCTTATGCAGTACGTTGCCGACCCCCGAGAAACCCTCCCCGAAATCGTCTTTTGGCTCATGGGCTCCTTGTCCGCCACGACAGTCAAAAACCTGCTCCCCGCAATCCCCGTCATCTTGGTGGGGATAGTTGGGTTGATGCTGGTTCGATGGAGAATAAACATACTGTCCATGGGAGAAAACGAAGCCCGCTCCTTAGGAATTAACCTCAAAGTTCTCGTGAGCCTTGTCGTAGCCTGCGCAACCATCGCAACTGCCTCAGCAGTCTGCATAAGCGGCGTCGTCGGCTGGGTCGGCTTAGTCATCCCCCACATCGGCAGAATGCTAGTTGGACCCGACTACAAAAAACTCCTCCCAGTTAGCCTACTCATCGGCGGCTGCTACCTACTAGTCATCGACGACATCGCCCGAACCGTCATCTCAGGCGAAGTGCCCCTGGGAATTTTGACTGCGCTTGTGGGAACGCCCTTCTTCGCGTACCTGCTGTGGAAAGCAAAAGCGGGGTGGTCCTAA
- a CDS encoding ABC transporter substrate-binding protein, with translation MKTLLAVVIIAIIAVGGVAGVYLYSSSSPEGGEPQTRTVVDSTGETVEIPMEVNRVVALRSGIVEMLVVLGAEDTIVGVDEQTTDGSGYGAFNVQICPELLGVTAPVAGRSVNVEEVIALDPDVVFIGGYGRLSWIEPLKNANLTVVVAHFEEIGNFSRDLRIVAEVVGKTERAEQVIPHIEGVLSTIDSHVGDISVAEQVSAYFCSHDVYHAYGSTTFEHFQIVTAKGVNVAESITTWLPEISPEQLIDWNPDVIFTLEAVNTDEILHDERIQSVSAISDGKVYSIAEAGWDFGSLRAIFAIEWMSTKLYPDHYSDIDINQEANSFYQAVYGVNYTGPQL, from the coding sequence ATGAAAACTTTACTTGCAGTTGTAATAATTGCTATTATCGCAGTGGGCGGCGTAGCGGGTGTTTACCTGTACTCGTCTAGTTCCCCTGAAGGCGGCGAACCGCAGACCCGTACGGTCGTTGACTCAACTGGCGAAACTGTTGAAATCCCCATGGAGGTTAACCGTGTGGTGGCTTTGCGCTCTGGCATTGTTGAGATGCTAGTTGTGCTGGGCGCGGAAGATACAATAGTTGGTGTGGACGAGCAAACAACCGACGGTTCAGGCTACGGCGCTTTTAACGTCCAAATCTGCCCTGAACTGCTAGGCGTTACTGCTCCTGTTGCTGGGCGCTCAGTAAACGTCGAAGAAGTCATCGCTTTAGACCCCGACGTGGTTTTCATCGGCGGCTACGGCAGACTCAGCTGGATTGAACCCCTAAAAAACGCCAACCTCACAGTTGTAGTGGCGCATTTTGAAGAAATCGGAAACTTTAGCCGTGATCTTAGAATCGTCGCTGAAGTCGTAGGTAAAACCGAACGCGCCGAACAAGTCATTCCCCACATTGAAGGCGTCCTATCTACCATAGACTCCCACGTTGGCGACATCTCCGTGGCTGAACAGGTTTCTGCGTACTTCTGCTCTCACGACGTGTACCACGCTTACGGCTCAACCACTTTTGAGCACTTCCAAATAGTCACCGCCAAAGGCGTAAACGTAGCAGAAAGTATCACCACTTGGCTCCCTGAAATCTCTCCTGAACAACTAATTGACTGGAACCCCGACGTAATCTTCACCTTAGAAGCAGTCAACACTGATGAAATCTTGCATGACGAACGCATCCAATCCGTTTCGGCAATCAGCGACGGCAAAGTCTACTCTATCGCCGAGGCAGGCTGGGACTTTGGCTCCTTGCGGGCTATCTTTGCCATAGAATGGATGTCAACAAAGCTTTATCCTGACCACTATAGTGACATCGACATTAACCAGGAAGCAAACAGCTTCTATCAGGCAGTCTACGGCGTGAACTATACAGGACCACAGCTTTAG
- a CDS encoding class I SAM-dependent methyltransferase: protein MNQERPAPLLWHELWRSMMDKCTGVALDQNGSLKRWHPNDAKDYLQHSSPHYPKALNQLINIQPTDNILDIGCGPGVLALPFSKLSKTVTVVDISPGMLNILKQNAAREGVVNIKYVNKFWLETHIGEDIADNYDIVLSSNSINLLGIQESFVDGKPKLSWDLATAIEKMNQVGKRVYISFPAAVHDYSAAFKSIGKQHHPWPSYTILHNMLYQMGLRPNVDTLHFTNPNIDKNLTIRRVGWAVNLTPQEKTAFQTHLKQSQERFFKANQTWGVYWWKTQNHNKAKSHETN, encoded by the coding sequence ATGAACCAAGAACGCCCTGCACCCCTGCTCTGGCACGAACTCTGGCGCAGCATGATGGACAAGTGCACAGGAGTGGCGCTTGACCAAAACGGCAGCCTAAAACGATGGCACCCCAACGACGCCAAAGACTACCTCCAACACTCCAGCCCCCACTACCCCAAAGCACTCAACCAACTCATAAACATCCAACCAACCGACAACATACTCGACATAGGATGCGGACCAGGCGTTCTCGCCCTTCCTTTTTCTAAACTCTCCAAAACAGTAACCGTAGTCGACATATCCCCGGGCATGCTCAACATACTCAAGCAAAACGCGGCGCGCGAAGGCGTAGTAAACATCAAATACGTCAACAAATTCTGGCTTGAAACCCACATCGGCGAAGACATAGCCGACAACTACGACATCGTGCTCTCTTCTAACTCTATAAACCTGCTTGGCATCCAAGAATCCTTTGTGGACGGCAAACCCAAGTTAAGCTGGGACCTTGCCACGGCAATAGAAAAAATGAATCAAGTGGGAAAACGTGTTTACATTAGCTTCCCCGCAGCGGTTCACGATTACTCGGCAGCGTTCAAAAGTATCGGAAAACAGCATCACCCTTGGCCAAGCTACACCATCTTGCACAACATGCTCTACCAGATGGGTCTTCGCCCCAACGTCGACACCTTGCACTTTACCAACCCAAACATCGACAAGAACCTCACCATAAGGCGCGTAGGCTGGGCAGTGAACCTAACCCCCCAAGAAAAAACAGCGTTCCAAACGCATCTAAAACAAAGCCAAGAACGATTCTTCAAAGCCAACCAGACCTGGGGCGTTTACTGGTGGAAAACACAAAACCACAACAAGGCAAAAAGCCATGAAACTAATTAA
- a CDS encoding CdvA-like protein, whose translation MISWKLSFNQLNEEYELAQKKKQALDNLLESGKISESTHETFGKDIEVALAEIERQQNELLQKMQAKTSELDNQIKTLEMLLANYEIQHVTGELDEETYQMEITLLGRALDITRNELGTVKEAVTQLCTPLVTPQAPAVEEVSPIPEVAPEQPEENIEEMVAAAPTEVEPETSPEPALQEPADTPFTDEPCVFDQPEEPVVMDDAPAETEETYVQETVTYVAEAPIEEPSAEAPLEEASLEEPVVEAVDSSEAIYEAEPAAVEEPAVFENQESAPAVEDESAVEQDSPVDEQIYEQAIEQPEVENTESMDASPDLDEEAPIEEPMAEEQMDAEPVVEETPMEPEVDTIEIIQADPIKLEAPQINDSPATEEVAQANPLQDAPQQEAQEETLAAEDAPAVYAETLQDTTHSTKETLNEVEAISDNDTEHQQ comes from the coding sequence ATGATTTCGTGGAAACTTTCCTTTAACCAATTAAACGAAGAATATGAGCTAGCCCAGAAAAAGAAACAGGCGTTGGACAATTTGCTTGAATCGGGTAAGATTTCGGAGTCTACCCATGAGACTTTTGGCAAGGACATAGAAGTTGCTCTTGCAGAAATTGAGCGGCAACAAAACGAGCTTTTGCAAAAAATGCAGGCAAAAACCTCTGAACTCGACAACCAAATCAAAACCCTAGAAATGCTTCTGGCCAATTATGAAATTCAGCATGTCACTGGTGAGCTAGACGAAGAGACTTACCAGATGGAAATAACCCTTCTTGGACGCGCTCTTGACATAACCCGCAACGAGTTGGGAACCGTAAAAGAGGCTGTAACCCAGCTTTGCACTCCTTTGGTGACGCCCCAAGCTCCCGCAGTTGAAGAGGTTTCACCAATTCCCGAAGTTGCTCCTGAACAACCCGAGGAAAACATTGAAGAGATGGTAGCTGCTGCTCCTACTGAAGTAGAGCCTGAAACATCTCCTGAACCCGCCCTGCAAGAACCTGCAGATACACCCTTCACAGATGAACCCTGCGTTTTCGACCAACCCGAAGAACCAGTAGTCATGGACGATGCCCCCGCTGAAACAGAAGAAACCTACGTTCAAGAAACCGTAACTTACGTCGCAGAAGCCCCCATCGAAGAACCCTCTGCTGAGGCTCCTTTGGAAGAAGCTTCTTTGGAGGAACCCGTTGTTGAGGCAGTTGATTCTTCTGAAGCTATTTACGAGGCAGAACCAGCAGCAGTTGAAGAGCCTGCGGTTTTTGAAAACCAAGAATCTGCCCCTGCCGTGGAAGATGAATCCGCAGTTGAGCAGGACTCTCCAGTTGACGAGCAAATTTATGAGCAGGCAATAGAGCAGCCTGAAGTTGAGAACACTGAAAGCATGGATGCGTCCCCCGACCTTGACGAGGAAGCCCCAATTGAGGAACCCATGGCAGAAGAGCAAATGGACGCTGAACCCGTAGTTGAAGAAACCCCCATGGAACCCGAAGTCGACACAATAGAAATAATCCAAGCAGACCCCATCAAACTCGAAGCCCCCCAAATCAACGACTCCCCCGCAACCGAGGAGGTGGCACAAGCAAACCCTTTACAAGACGCGCCCCAACAAGAGGCGCAAGAAGAAACTTTAGCCGCCGAAGACGCCCCCGCGGTCTACGCAGAAACTCTGCAGGATACGACTCATTCAACAAAAGAAACCTTGAACGAAGTCGAAGCTATATCCGATAACGACACAGAACACCAGCAATAA
- the nadX gene encoding aspartate dehydrogenase: protein MKTVGLIGCGAIGTVLAEAIDRKLVVCDELIVFDVDASKAQQLKRLLSFPVTIVDSFEELLKRRPTVVVEAASQQAVRDYAKKLVEQEIDVIVMSTGALLDLDLTSNRLHVPSGAIGGLDAIASAALTGELQVTLTTHKNPKALKNPPATASVIYEGDAQEAARQFPREMNVAATLALAVKPSKVKVTVIADPAMQKNTHEINVNWKFGEMHLRFANSPHPENPKTSALAAWSAIKLLRDLLAAV from the coding sequence ATGAAAACCGTTGGGTTGATTGGCTGTGGTGCGATAGGTACGGTTTTGGCAGAGGCTATAGACCGCAAACTTGTAGTCTGCGACGAGCTAATCGTTTTTGACGTTGACGCATCCAAAGCCCAGCAGCTAAAGCGGCTCCTTAGTTTCCCCGTAACCATCGTCGATAGCTTCGAAGAATTGCTAAAACGCCGTCCCACGGTGGTGGTTGAAGCAGCTTCTCAGCAGGCAGTACGCGACTACGCAAAAAAACTAGTAGAGCAAGAAATAGACGTTATTGTCATGAGCACGGGTGCCCTGCTGGATTTAGACTTAACCTCAAACAGGCTGCATGTTCCTTCAGGAGCCATCGGAGGCTTAGACGCCATAGCCAGCGCCGCCCTAACAGGCGAGTTGCAAGTTACGTTGACGACCCACAAAAACCCTAAAGCCCTAAAAAACCCGCCCGCCACCGCCTCAGTAATCTATGAGGGGGACGCTCAAGAAGCTGCACGCCAGTTCCCGCGTGAGATGAACGTTGCCGCCACATTAGCCTTAGCTGTCAAGCCTTCAAAAGTCAAAGTAACCGTTATCGCCGACCCCGCCATGCAAAAAAACACCCACGAAATTAACGTTAACTGGAAATTTGGCGAGATGCACCTGCGGTTTGCTAACAGTCCGCATCCTGAAAACCCCAAAACCAGCGCTTTGGCTGCATGGTCAGCTATAAAACTGCTGCGTGACTTGTTGGCTGCCGTCTAA